One genomic segment of Streptomyces sp. NBC_00239 includes these proteins:
- a CDS encoding DUF317 domain-containing protein, which produces MPPAPDFPSLPAYWVTPRHLAGDDGLLADQVGSHLTAAGWTSLTLVRGRREPDESDDARQVLRSTVLHVAPDSLSWAQWVLADEPILLGDQPVAWTVSARATPASLPQWSAYFSAGTPPEAVTDFLLALEDRPDPAHGYAGPQAVLDALAGGGWIRDIDTPTAMSDPRLAATMALTALPDEGIQDGDPLALDPEAEAAGWQAWCEPTMGGGLLWAAMFSASTPHDLVAAFAASLASPAPVLRHTLPESSEGQLTVQPTV; this is translated from the coding sequence CTGCCCCCGGCCCCTGACTTCCCTTCCCTTCCCGCGTACTGGGTCACCCCGCGCCATCTCGCGGGCGACGACGGCCTCCTTGCGGACCAGGTCGGCTCCCACCTCACCGCGGCGGGCTGGACCAGCCTCACCCTCGTCCGAGGTCGGCGTGAGCCCGACGAATCGGACGACGCCCGGCAGGTTCTCCGCAGCACCGTCCTGCACGTCGCTCCGGACTCACTGAGCTGGGCGCAGTGGGTGCTGGCCGACGAGCCCATCCTCCTGGGTGATCAGCCGGTGGCATGGACGGTCTCTGCCCGTGCCACCCCCGCCAGCCTTCCCCAGTGGAGTGCGTACTTCTCCGCCGGCACCCCGCCCGAGGCTGTCACCGACTTCCTGCTCGCCCTGGAGGATCGCCCGGATCCCGCCCACGGCTACGCCGGACCGCAGGCGGTTCTCGATGCGCTGGCCGGCGGCGGCTGGATCCGCGACATCGACACCCCCACCGCCATGTCCGACCCGCGGCTGGCCGCCACCATGGCCTTGACCGCTTTGCCGGACGAGGGCATTCAGGACGGCGACCCGCTCGCCCTCGATCCCGAGGCGGAAGCGGCGGGATGGCAGGCATGGTGCGAACCGACGATGGGCGGCGGGCTCCTGTGGGCCGCCATGTTCTCCGCCAGCACGCCGCACGATCTCGTTGCGGCCTTCGCCGCCTCTCTGGCCTCACCCGCACCGGTGCTGCGCCACACCTTGCCGGAGAGCAGCGAGGGCCAGCTCACTGTGCAACCGACTGTCTGA
- a CDS encoding MSCRAMM family protein — MALFTEQFFADHLTLPYPEAAVVGHAYYAAPAPDLPLRLRIDFAPTIYADRYDGLRLQIVHLDKGPIDTAVLRFADHGAFDTRDRRLGHKPGQGEYGTFNDWNHSEHPPWVGIGVTRLRAAIDQYVRLWIPGAPPVRTSQPPPPHPGKFGPLPPGRGDHPPAVKPRPSAVIGPSRLLTHRRPHPTSPLHRQDPLLLMRLRPAHPAHLAVAVAALAAGTLLPATAMAAPEASVVLGPGYTIPDSEGHAASSHIGAYGPPGPAVHGDTETYCADPERKGPADAGGYGEPQPVPSWTSSVTGKPVTKENLAQAAYVIGKYGQTRDNAQAAAVDAVVYEYLAGGTYALDGDRGKQRLAYPVVSPTARTLAQGYVAEAKKLAGPYTLQITPSVKTTTTGTKVTVAVKVTTTAGTPVPKVAVTLAESGSGTASGKVTTNDNGTGAWEFTAEKPGTASVTATAEGLPAIGLQVLTPKNPAAQRMLLAGGTTSVKDSAAITVGEATGGVTIRKKDPEGTRLVGAAFQLLDSDGKQVAAGKTDEQGNLVFDKLPAGTYRLRETSSGSPVHDLIAEQTITITAGRTAQANALDLVDPLKKARLSVKKTDKNTGKTLPGAVIAIRADDTDKTGKHTPGKVITSVTTGTDGTATVSLDVTLKAGTRYWAGETKAPEGYQLDASPVAFTARPGADVTVTLADKPTATTPPSPSTPPATPSATTPPTTPPGSLAHTGADATAWLAGGATALLAAGGGLYLINRRRRTGDAPS; from the coding sequence TTGGCCCTGTTCACCGAACAGTTCTTCGCCGACCACCTCACGCTGCCCTACCCCGAGGCCGCCGTCGTCGGCCATGCCTACTACGCCGCCCCCGCCCCAGACCTCCCGCTGCGGCTCCGCATCGACTTCGCCCCCACGATCTACGCCGACCGCTACGACGGGCTGCGACTGCAGATCGTGCACCTCGACAAAGGACCGATCGACACCGCCGTGCTGCGCTTCGCCGACCACGGTGCCTTCGACACCCGAGACCGGCGCCTCGGACACAAGCCCGGCCAGGGCGAGTACGGCACCTTCAACGACTGGAACCACAGCGAGCACCCCCCGTGGGTCGGCATCGGCGTTACCCGGCTGCGGGCCGCGATCGACCAGTACGTACGCCTGTGGATCCCCGGCGCTCCACCGGTACGGACCAGCCAGCCCCCGCCGCCGCATCCCGGCAAGTTCGGACCTCTGCCGCCCGGGCGCGGTGACCACCCTCCTGCCGTAAAGCCCCGCCCCTCGGCCGTCATTGGCCCATCGCGCCTACTGACTCACCGCCGCCCGCACCCGACTTCCCCTCTCCACCGACAGGACCCTCTCCTCCTTATGCGCCTTCGCCCCGCCCACCCCGCCCACCTGGCCGTCGCCGTCGCCGCCCTCGCGGCAGGCACCCTGCTGCCCGCGACGGCCATGGCCGCCCCGGAAGCCTCCGTGGTGCTGGGCCCCGGCTACACCATCCCCGACTCCGAGGGACACGCCGCCTCCAGCCACATCGGTGCCTACGGCCCGCCCGGACCGGCCGTCCACGGCGACACCGAGACCTACTGCGCCGACCCTGAACGCAAGGGCCCGGCCGACGCCGGAGGCTACGGCGAGCCGCAGCCGGTCCCGTCCTGGACGTCGTCGGTGACCGGGAAGCCCGTCACCAAGGAGAACCTGGCACAGGCCGCCTATGTGATCGGCAAGTACGGGCAGACCCGCGACAACGCCCAGGCCGCCGCGGTCGACGCCGTGGTGTACGAGTACCTGGCCGGCGGCACCTACGCCCTCGACGGCGACCGCGGCAAGCAGCGCCTGGCGTACCCGGTCGTCTCCCCGACCGCCCGCACCCTCGCCCAGGGCTACGTCGCCGAGGCCAAGAAGCTCGCGGGCCCCTACACCCTCCAGATCACGCCGTCGGTGAAGACCACCACCACCGGGACGAAGGTCACCGTCGCGGTGAAGGTCACCACCACCGCCGGAACGCCGGTACCGAAGGTCGCCGTCACGCTCGCCGAGTCAGGCTCAGGCACCGCCTCCGGCAAGGTCACAACCAACGACAACGGCACGGGCGCCTGGGAGTTCACCGCCGAGAAGCCCGGGACCGCCAGCGTCACCGCGACAGCCGAGGGGCTGCCCGCCATCGGACTACAGGTCCTCACGCCCAAGAACCCGGCCGCCCAGCGGATGCTGCTCGCCGGGGGCACCACCAGCGTCAAGGACTCCGCCGCCATCACCGTCGGCGAGGCCACCGGCGGCGTGACGATCCGCAAGAAGGACCCCGAAGGCACCCGCCTGGTCGGCGCAGCGTTCCAGCTCCTCGACTCCGACGGCAAGCAGGTCGCCGCAGGCAAGACGGACGAACAGGGCAACCTCGTCTTCGACAAGCTCCCCGCCGGCACCTACCGGCTGCGCGAGACCTCCTCCGGCAGCCCCGTCCACGACCTGATCGCCGAGCAGACCATCACGATCACCGCCGGACGCACAGCTCAGGCCAACGCCCTCGACCTCGTCGACCCGCTCAAGAAGGCCCGCCTGTCGGTGAAGAAGACCGACAAGAACACCGGCAAGACCCTGCCGGGCGCGGTCATCGCCATCCGCGCCGATGATACGGACAAGACCGGCAAGCACACCCCCGGCAAGGTGATCACCAGCGTCACCACCGGGACCGACGGCACCGCGACCGTCTCCCTCGACGTCACGCTCAAGGCGGGCACCCGCTACTGGGCCGGCGAGACCAAGGCCCCCGAGGGCTACCAACTCGACGCCTCACCGGTCGCGTTCACCGCCCGACCCGGAGCCGACGTCACCGTCACCCTCGCCGACAAGCCCACCGCGACCACGCCGCCGAGCCCGAGCACCCCGCCCGCGACACCCTCGGCCACCACCCCGCCGACGACGCCGCCTGGATCCCTCGCTCACACCGGCGCCGACGCCACCGCCTGGCTGGCCGGCGGAGCCACCGCCCTGCTCGCCGCAGGCGGCGGTCTCTACCTGATCAACCGCCGCCGCCGTACGGGCGACGCCCCCAGCTGA
- a CDS encoding DUF4913 domain-containing protein: MEPVRLPDADLESIEASVRKLLDQSAEQARMIDTLASAPPADPMAASMPFAGFPGMPSFTAPTPPPDPKPILELEGEEYEDEIAALTDWVDDHLMDVYGAEITTAAPWCEQWQEHLDVVAWLHALWMAYHQHKDPEAGPSGAFVWHRDFLTHCMAYVRAPGGPLSACQTDPDRAEHRLLRGPGPSARSAARESEAQTTGGTLAPDGAAL; this comes from the coding sequence ATGGAGCCGGTCCGTCTGCCGGACGCTGACCTCGAATCGATCGAGGCGTCCGTCCGCAAGCTGCTCGACCAGTCGGCCGAGCAGGCCCGCATGATCGACACACTGGCCTCCGCGCCGCCTGCGGACCCGATGGCCGCGAGCATGCCCTTCGCCGGGTTCCCCGGCATGCCGTCGTTCACCGCCCCCACCCCGCCGCCGGACCCCAAGCCGATCTTGGAGCTGGAAGGCGAGGAGTACGAGGACGAAATCGCTGCGCTGACCGACTGGGTGGACGACCACCTCATGGACGTCTACGGCGCCGAGATCACCACTGCGGCGCCATGGTGTGAGCAGTGGCAGGAGCACCTCGACGTCGTCGCGTGGCTGCACGCGCTGTGGATGGCCTACCACCAGCACAAGGACCCCGAGGCCGGCCCCAGTGGCGCGTTCGTGTGGCACCGGGACTTCCTCACCCACTGCATGGCTTACGTCCGTGCCCCCGGCGGCCCCCTGAGCGCCTGCCAGACCGACCCGGACCGTGCCGAGCATCGCCTGCTGCGCGGGCCGGGCCCCTCCGCACGGTCCGCCGCCCGCGAGTCGGAGGCCCAGACGACCGGCGGCACCCTGGCCCCGGACGGGGCCGCGTTGTGA
- a CDS encoding DUF317 domain-containing protein: MPSSAPQAAATVDGDVYVTPRYLAGSPGYGDAGFAPVKHWPHHHLDEGPHQLVVTSPDHRIRIGWAGDDYDLWTISAAPDAVSGPQWTAIVNQNTPPELVAALTTALARDWADGQDRFLAAPSAYWADSLAPLVAAGWQRTGAEVGTVELTAPDSNAGVYINRSRRDLPDGTELWAGPPGWGTRAEITFSSRTPSHLIAATAEAFTDTTPVARWQQGLDRQLAALAQLTPVVPPRPPVPTPRDLRPRIGVRPPVAVGSVPRWSTATTPSAALPARGAVRR; this comes from the coding sequence TTGCCTTCATCCGCCCCCCAGGCCGCCGCCACCGTGGACGGCGACGTCTACGTCACCCCCCGCTACCTCGCCGGATCGCCCGGCTACGGCGATGCCGGCTTCGCCCCCGTCAAGCATTGGCCCCACCATCACCTCGACGAGGGCCCGCACCAGCTCGTCGTAACCAGCCCGGACCACCGCATCCGGATCGGCTGGGCCGGAGACGACTACGACCTGTGGACGATCAGCGCCGCGCCCGACGCGGTCTCCGGACCGCAGTGGACCGCGATCGTCAACCAGAACACCCCGCCCGAGCTCGTCGCCGCCCTCACCACCGCCCTCGCCCGGGACTGGGCCGACGGCCAGGACCGCTTCCTCGCGGCCCCGTCGGCGTACTGGGCCGACAGCCTGGCACCGCTGGTCGCCGCCGGCTGGCAGCGCACGGGCGCCGAGGTCGGCACCGTGGAGCTGACCGCCCCCGACAGCAACGCGGGTGTCTACATCAACCGCTCCCGCCGCGACCTGCCGGACGGGACGGAACTGTGGGCCGGCCCTCCCGGCTGGGGCACCCGCGCGGAGATCACGTTCAGCTCCCGTACGCCCTCCCACCTCATCGCGGCCACCGCGGAGGCGTTCACCGACACAACTCCCGTGGCTCGCTGGCAGCAGGGCCTCGACCGTCAGCTCGCCGCCCTCGCGCAGCTCACGCCCGTCGTACCGCCCCGCCCTCCGGTGCCGACTCCCCGCGATCTCCGCCCCCGCATCGGGGTCCGCCCGCCCGTCGCGGTCGGCAGCGTGCCGCGCTGGAGCACCGCCACCACCCCCTCCGCTGCCCTTCCCGCCCGCGGCGCTGTACGCCGCTGA
- a CDS encoding winged helix-turn-helix transcriptional regulator codes for MAAARLPSNDLPRVAEALEMITPRWSVWVLMTLASQPGPLRYTKLKEHLPWLGDGQLHPRLRALSDAGLVERTAQTRLHVTYGLTARGRELMPSLTALAGWGDGQLEKNLVLNRVTGKTEPERISAAQNAEDTLAVIGHRHATVLLWTLKARGTSTMAALSAEAMPDHSPSAIYPPIRRLIDDGLVAVTRDDAALLQLTAPGQALAPIYLALSTWATARPLPEAQAHPVWGAPRIPAATRSGQWAAHQARKTSPAVAVAQPPAPAPATGWRPVDLFSAPTSGPSR; via the coding sequence TTGGCTGCTGCCCGCCTGCCTTCCAACGACCTGCCCCGCGTTGCCGAAGCGCTGGAGATGATCACGCCGCGCTGGAGCGTGTGGGTGCTGATGACGCTGGCCTCCCAGCCTGGTCCGCTGCGCTACACCAAGCTCAAGGAGCACCTGCCGTGGCTCGGCGACGGCCAGCTCCACCCGCGGCTGCGGGCGCTCTCGGATGCCGGGCTCGTCGAGCGCACCGCGCAGACCCGACTGCACGTCACCTATGGCCTGACTGCCCGCGGACGGGAGTTGATGCCGTCGCTGACCGCCCTGGCGGGCTGGGGCGACGGACAGCTGGAGAAGAACCTCGTCCTCAACCGAGTCACCGGGAAGACGGAGCCGGAGCGGATATCGGCTGCGCAGAACGCCGAGGACACCCTCGCCGTGATCGGTCACCGCCACGCCACCGTGCTGCTGTGGACCCTCAAGGCCCGCGGGACCTCGACCATGGCCGCACTCTCGGCCGAGGCGATGCCCGACCACAGCCCCAGCGCGATCTACCCGCCGATCCGTCGGCTCATCGACGACGGCCTGGTCGCCGTCACCCGCGATGACGCCGCCTTGCTGCAGCTGACCGCCCCGGGCCAGGCCCTCGCCCCGATCTACCTGGCTCTTTCGACCTGGGCCACCGCCCGCCCGCTTCCCGAGGCCCAGGCACACCCCGTCTGGGGCGCACCCCGTATCCCGGCCGCCACCCGTTCCGGGCAGTGGGCCGCCCACCAGGCCCGCAAGACCAGCCCGGCCGTGGCCGTAGCCCAGCCGCCGGCCCCCGCCCCGGCCACCGGGTGGCGGCCCGTGGATCTGTTCTCCGCACCGACCAGCGGACCGAGCCGGTGA
- a CDS encoding MFS transporter produces the protein MTARSTATAPPATYGSVLSSRYVARLLGGTLIGRLPNGMVPVSLVLWITAGGGTLAFGGLLAALYGLASGLSQPVKGRLMDRYGQTRISIPAAVLNSSCLLALPWVGADGQQVVVTAVVGFAGLITPPLEAGLRALWPTVLPDPRRRRVVQALDTGSQGLLYVVGPLLASWLATTHGPDTALLATATLGLTGSAIVLTAGPSRTWRPTTEGGAGTGRLMSSGLVMLFAGLAGTGFTLGAMNVWAADMAAVQEQPMLSGLLPAMFSTGSFLGGLVYARRTWPGTTTTQLLCTSVLFLLGWLPLLADPGPRAAVGLVGIPGLFLTLIITNGFHTVDALAPASRTTEAYAWLILSVGTGQAAGTALAGALSTSPQILAALPAAGAATALTVLTAARPKLGPGRRLGRHRRPRHSHPRHSVSTPR, from the coding sequence TTGACCGCTCGCTCGACCGCCACCGCCCCGCCGGCCACGTACGGATCCGTTCTCAGCAGCCGCTACGTTGCCCGCCTGCTTGGTGGCACCCTGATCGGGCGCCTGCCCAACGGCATGGTCCCCGTCTCCCTGGTCTTGTGGATCACTGCGGGCGGCGGGACCCTAGCGTTCGGCGGACTCCTCGCCGCGCTCTACGGCCTGGCCTCGGGCCTCTCCCAGCCAGTCAAGGGCCGGCTGATGGACAGGTACGGGCAGACCCGGATCTCCATCCCGGCCGCCGTGCTCAACTCCTCCTGCTTGCTGGCGCTCCCGTGGGTCGGTGCCGACGGACAACAGGTGGTGGTGACCGCAGTCGTGGGGTTCGCCGGGCTGATCACCCCGCCCCTGGAAGCCGGACTGCGGGCCTTGTGGCCGACGGTCCTGCCGGATCCGAGGCGGCGGCGCGTCGTGCAGGCCCTCGATACCGGCTCGCAGGGACTCCTCTACGTCGTGGGCCCACTGCTCGCCTCGTGGCTGGCGACCACGCACGGCCCCGATACCGCTCTGCTGGCGACCGCGACACTCGGCCTGACGGGCTCGGCGATCGTCCTGACCGCCGGTCCATCGAGGACATGGCGGCCGACCACAGAGGGCGGCGCGGGTACCGGACGGCTGATGAGCAGCGGGCTGGTCATGCTGTTCGCTGGCCTGGCGGGGACCGGGTTCACGCTCGGCGCGATGAACGTCTGGGCCGCAGACATGGCCGCCGTACAGGAGCAGCCGATGCTGTCCGGGCTCCTTCCCGCCATGTTCTCCACCGGCAGTTTCCTGGGCGGCCTGGTCTACGCCCGCAGGACCTGGCCCGGCACCACGACCACGCAACTTCTCTGCACCAGCGTCCTGTTCCTCCTCGGCTGGCTTCCCCTGCTGGCCGACCCGGGCCCCCGAGCGGCCGTCGGCCTCGTGGGGATACCGGGCCTCTTCCTCACCTTGATCATCACCAATGGCTTCCACACAGTGGACGCCCTCGCCCCGGCCTCCCGCACGACCGAGGCGTACGCCTGGCTGATCCTCTCGGTCGGCACCGGGCAGGCCGCCGGCACCGCGCTCGCCGGAGCCCTCTCCACCAGCCCGCAGATCCTCGCCGCGCTGCCCGCGGCCGGCGCCGCAACTGCGCTGACCGTCCTGACCGCCGCCCGCCCCAAACTCGGCCCCGGCCGACGCCTGGGCCGCCACCGCCGCCCACGCCACAGCCACCCGCGTCACTCGGTCTCGACGCCCCGCTAG
- a CDS encoding DUF3631 domain-containing protein — protein sequence MTNLTVQSSSLLQALMTALLEPRPAPHPRHQALLDARERQLEVEAELSAWASRPQPTTEAAQDKELDDLSNLLVEHAQAGRQVSYLLGADTCCPPCADSEQPPTVLSCTADNAVSAFAAPCILAACLDAFAFHGSPDALSSADLVAELRTLPGIAEGRWPYAELTQTRLATLLRPYEVASRDITHGDGRRRKSYRRSALLAAIPADCDCRPS from the coding sequence ATGACCAACCTCACCGTCCAGTCCTCCTCCCTGCTCCAGGCTCTGATGACGGCCCTCCTCGAGCCCCGGCCGGCTCCGCACCCGCGCCACCAGGCCCTGCTGGATGCTCGCGAGCGTCAGCTGGAGGTGGAGGCGGAACTGAGCGCCTGGGCCAGCCGACCGCAGCCCACCACCGAAGCCGCCCAGGATAAGGAACTCGACGACCTGAGCAATCTGCTGGTCGAGCATGCGCAGGCGGGGCGACAGGTCTCGTACCTCCTGGGCGCCGACACCTGCTGCCCGCCGTGCGCCGACTCCGAGCAGCCGCCGACCGTCCTGAGCTGCACCGCCGACAATGCGGTCTCCGCCTTCGCCGCCCCATGCATCCTGGCCGCCTGCCTGGACGCCTTCGCCTTCCACGGCAGCCCGGACGCACTGTCCTCCGCCGACCTCGTCGCGGAGCTGCGCACCCTGCCCGGCATCGCCGAGGGCCGCTGGCCGTACGCCGAACTCACCCAGACCCGCCTGGCCACCCTGCTGCGCCCGTACGAAGTGGCCAGCCGAGACATCACCCACGGCGACGGCCGGCGCCGCAAGTCCTACCGCCGCTCAGCCCTTCTGGCCGCCATCCCGGCCGACTGCGACTGCCGACCGTCGTGA
- a CDS encoding DUF317 domain-containing protein encodes MLVTVELSNAGFRTTIEKLRLHSWLLGPGQPTEVIDCFPEANGDFTLIVDDRADTHISSADGRLYLGWFPDGRPGAEDEGWVLAVTGTAKVPGYRVVFDPQTPSRLVAATVSEVLATARRQ; translated from the coding sequence ATGCTTGTGACCGTGGAGCTGTCGAACGCCGGATTTCGCACCACGATCGAGAAGTTGCGCTTGCATAGCTGGCTTCTGGGGCCCGGTCAGCCGACAGAAGTCATCGACTGCTTCCCCGAGGCGAACGGCGACTTCACCCTCATCGTCGACGACCGGGCCGACACCCATATCTCCTCGGCCGATGGCAGGCTCTATCTCGGCTGGTTTCCCGACGGCCGGCCCGGAGCCGAGGACGAGGGCTGGGTCCTGGCCGTCACCGGCACCGCCAAGGTTCCCGGCTACCGTGTCGTCTTCGATCCACAAACTCCGTCACGGCTCGTGGCGGCTACCGTTTCCGAGGTGCTCGCCACCGCTCGGCGGCAGTAG
- a CDS encoding SH3 domain-containing protein produces the protein MCHTPASITATVLSGTPSRSAATAVVSPVTPLSARRAEPVLAVAVHARADGDSTAVGVLRRGEPFTASVTDGAWLHVTTASGITGWVDDGDLRRDGSLRPN, from the coding sequence GTGTGCCACACACCCGCGTCCATCACCGCCACCGTCCTGAGCGGCACCCCATCCCGTTCCGCCGCCACCGCGGTAGTCAGCCCCGTCACGCCCCTTTCGGCTCGGCGGGCCGAGCCGGTGCTCGCCGTCGCCGTCCATGCCCGTGCCGACGGTGACTCCACGGCCGTCGGTGTGCTGCGGCGCGGGGAGCCGTTCACGGCTTCGGTCACCGACGGCGCCTGGCTGCACGTCACCACCGCCTCGGGCATCACCGGCTGGGTTGACGACGGTGACCTCCGTCGCGACGGCAGCCTTCGCCCGAACTGA
- a CDS encoding MFS transporter, whose translation MPPKHAAVLRPPTGRHVRTPDFGPVRGVYVPRTADAGAFAMSTYGIPLLVLAVTDSATLTGLAFMLEWVPRLGAFALAGAAVDRFGSTRVLRIASVLRAAVVLAAAAVLPSVGEGTSAVIAVMTLAATTGVLTEFSYIAAETAGGAASRDAGGHAHRVQAVLLGIDQGATLAGPALAGVLLQYSGATGMLLIIAACSLLGAALAPRQRPVWPQEAPVPVAQGLKIGWRTLRSLPALGWLCVGLVLSNCAIGLVQAAGPVLVIKQLGGTSSQVGLVWSAAAIASLAMVTLARFAIDRAGLWPVGAAAAALASLACLALAAADTYTVFLVLVALLMAGEAGMTVVLRTLRAHLVPAEVFGSTLSLIILLLLAPFPLAGALVALTPPDLLGHAITACAVLQAVGLAVAFAKLRTHPATRRPLPA comes from the coding sequence ATGCCCCCCAAGCACGCTGCCGTCCTTCGGCCACCCACCGGCCGACATGTCCGCACTCCCGACTTCGGACCCGTACGCGGCGTCTACGTCCCGCGCACCGCCGATGCCGGCGCCTTCGCGATGAGCACGTACGGCATCCCGCTGCTCGTCCTGGCCGTCACCGACTCGGCCACCCTGACCGGCTTGGCCTTCATGCTCGAATGGGTTCCCCGCCTCGGCGCGTTCGCCCTCGCGGGCGCCGCCGTGGACCGGTTCGGCAGCACCCGGGTCCTTCGCATCGCCTCGGTCCTGCGCGCTGCGGTCGTCCTCGCCGCAGCCGCAGTCCTGCCCTCCGTGGGCGAGGGAACGAGCGCCGTGATCGCAGTCATGACACTGGCCGCCACGACAGGCGTCCTCACCGAGTTCTCCTACATCGCGGCCGAAACCGCGGGCGGCGCCGCGAGCCGGGACGCCGGAGGCCATGCCCACCGCGTCCAGGCCGTCCTGCTGGGCATCGACCAGGGCGCCACCCTGGCCGGCCCGGCCCTGGCCGGCGTGCTGCTCCAGTACAGCGGCGCCACCGGCATGCTCCTGATCATCGCCGCCTGCTCCCTGCTCGGCGCGGCCCTGGCCCCCCGTCAGCGTCCCGTCTGGCCCCAAGAGGCCCCGGTCCCCGTCGCCCAGGGCCTCAAGATCGGATGGCGGACCCTGCGGTCGCTCCCCGCCCTGGGGTGGTTGTGCGTCGGGCTGGTGCTGTCCAACTGCGCGATCGGCCTCGTGCAGGCCGCCGGCCCCGTCCTGGTCATCAAGCAACTCGGTGGCACGAGCAGCCAGGTCGGCCTCGTCTGGTCTGCCGCCGCCATCGCCTCCCTGGCCATGGTCACCCTCGCCCGCTTCGCGATCGACCGCGCCGGCCTGTGGCCGGTCGGAGCTGCCGCAGCCGCCCTCGCCTCCCTGGCCTGCCTGGCTCTGGCAGCCGCCGACACCTACACCGTCTTCCTGGTCCTGGTGGCGCTGCTGATGGCCGGCGAAGCGGGCATGACCGTGGTGCTGCGCACCCTGCGCGCCCACCTCGTCCCGGCCGAGGTGTTCGGCAGCACCCTCTCGCTGATCATCCTGCTGCTCCTCGCGCCGTTCCCCCTCGCCGGAGCCCTGGTCGCGCTCACACCACCGGACCTGCTCGGCCACGCCATCACCGCCTGCGCCGTCCTGCAGGCCGTCGGCCTGGCCGTGGCCTTCGCGAAACTCCGCACCCATCCGGCCACCCGCCGCCCGCTCCCCGCCTGA
- a CDS encoding MSCRAMM family protein — protein MRIAKTDPEGQPAPGAAFQLLDSAGKTLAEGKTGADGTLAFSDLTPGVVRLKETDSGSPLLGTVPDQDVVVAPGEPKVLAITDPYKSAGLTLKVTDKATGKGLAGAIVNIAPKDAKDDKGAFTLTTGPDGTAKAPLPVGKKTGSAYTATETRAPDGYRLETTPVEITAKPGAETTAAFTNAATAKPTEEPTGKPTAKPTGDPTSQPTPTGSPSTGTGEPTDAASPSSSPEIGTATATPTAPDVKPEGFLAHTGADSTNGWLLAAGGLLLAAGGGAVYAARRRKNDESDTGTGQHRRTDDN, from the coding sequence CTGCGCATCGCCAAGACGGACCCCGAAGGCCAGCCCGCCCCCGGAGCCGCCTTCCAGCTGCTTGACTCCGCGGGTAAGACGCTCGCCGAGGGCAAGACCGGCGCCGACGGCACCCTGGCCTTCTCCGACCTCACCCCTGGCGTCGTACGCCTCAAGGAGACCGATTCCGGCAGCCCGCTGCTGGGCACCGTCCCCGACCAGGACGTTGTCGTCGCCCCCGGCGAGCCCAAGGTCCTGGCGATCACCGACCCGTACAAGTCCGCCGGCCTCACCCTCAAGGTCACCGACAAGGCCACAGGCAAGGGCCTGGCCGGAGCCATCGTCAACATCGCCCCGAAGGACGCCAAGGACGACAAGGGCGCCTTTACCCTCACCACCGGCCCGGACGGAACCGCCAAGGCCCCCCTGCCCGTCGGAAAGAAGACCGGCAGCGCCTACACCGCCACCGAGACCAGGGCCCCGGACGGCTACCGACTGGAGACCACCCCGGTGGAGATCACGGCCAAGCCCGGAGCCGAGACCACCGCGGCCTTCACGAACGCGGCCACGGCCAAGCCCACCGAGGAACCGACGGGGAAGCCGACGGCCAAGCCCACCGGCGATCCCACCTCCCAGCCCACGCCGACCGGGTCGCCCTCGACCGGCACCGGGGAGCCGACCGATGCGGCATCCCCCTCCAGCAGCCCGGAGATCGGCACCGCTACCGCGACCCCCACCGCACCTGACGTCAAGCCCGAAGGCTTCCTCGCCCACACCGGCGCCGACAGCACCAACGGGTGGCTCCTGGCAGCCGGCGGCCTTCTCCTCGCCGCCGGAGGCGGCGCCGTCTACGCCGCCCGCCGCCGTAAGAACGACGAGAGCGACACCGGCACCGGCCAGCACCGGCGTACCGACGACAACTGA